A window of Ananas comosus cultivar F153 linkage group 4, ASM154086v1, whole genome shotgun sequence contains these coding sequences:
- the LOC109709296 gene encoding putative disease resistance protein RGA3 isoform X2, whose product MADVVSSSLLRLVFDKLGAQVTKEFGLVMGVEKELNELETTLAAIRDVLADAEARQAQERALAGWLRRLKDAAFDADDVLDEVAAAEALRRTSRRRNGSGTKAVLGLQNEAATPPGIH is encoded by the exons ATGGCGGACGTAGTGAGCTCGAGCCTCCTAAGGCTGGTGTTTGACAAGCTGGGAGCCCAGGTCACGAAGGAGTTCGGGCTAGTGATGGGCGTCGAGAAAGAGCTGAACGAGCTGGAGACGACCCTCGCCGCCATCCGCGACGTGCTCGCGGACGCGGAGGCGCGGCAGGCGCAGGAGCGAGCTCTCGCCGGGTGGCTGAGGAGGCTCAAGGACGCCGCATTCGACGCCGACGACGTGCTCGACGAGGTCGCCGCCGCCGAAGCACTCAGAAGGACTTCCCGGCGCCGGAACGGAAGCGGCACGAAGGCGGTGCTCG GACTGCAAAACGAAGCAGCCACTCCACCAGGGATACATTAA
- the LOC109709296 gene encoding putative disease resistance protein RGA3 isoform X1, with protein sequence MADVVSSSLLRLVFDKLGAQVTKEFGLVMGVEKELNELETTLAAIRDVLADAEARQAQERALAGWLRRLKDAAFDADDVLDEVAAAEALRRTSRRRNGSGTKAVLGCWCHYSLCCLVSFTNHLCFWF encoded by the exons ATGGCGGACGTAGTGAGCTCGAGCCTCCTAAGGCTGGTGTTTGACAAGCTGGGAGCCCAGGTCACGAAGGAGTTCGGGCTAGTGATGGGCGTCGAGAAAGAGCTGAACGAGCTGGAGACGACCCTCGCCGCCATCCGCGACGTGCTCGCGGACGCGGAGGCGCGGCAGGCGCAGGAGCGAGCTCTCGCCGGGTGGCTGAGGAGGCTCAAGGACGCCGCATTCGACGCCGACGACGTGCTCGACGAGGTCGCCGCCGCCGAAGCACTCAGAAGGACTTCCCGGCGCCGGAACGGAAGCGGCACGAAGGCGGTGCTCG GTTGTTGGTGCCACTACAGCTTATGCTGCTTGGTCTCGTTTACAAACCACTTATGCTTCTGGTTCTAG
- the LOC109709110 gene encoding uncharacterized protein LOC109709110 yields the protein MLMFRPPFFFLYDFFFYSQANHPPTWKDPQVKSFAQRKTDVVASGVLNSLLDRLRDRITSEFGQLMDVGTELKKLAGTLSAIRDVLEDAEARQVQEKALKGWLRRLKDVAYDIDDLLDEGLAKNRKRSLADPESSTASWMMGTVSNLLSLPDSFISQFKIGREIREIRERLDELAEERSKFHLQERSVVTCCRQENIAREETSSFVIESEVYGREEDKKKIIEFLLDRSGGDLGIIAIVGMGGLGKTTLAQLVYNDRQISDHFEKRIWVCVSDDFDHKRLVRSIIEHTTENACDLTSMASMQSKLKQELEKKRFLLVLDDVWNENYEKWDKFRTLLTIGATESKIIVTTRSSRVASVMATVEPHFLKTLSEDDCWLLFERRAFGIGACEKTANLVTIGKEIVKKCGGVPLAAKVLGSLMRSKRREKEWLAVRDNDSWKLEENGILPALRLSYNHLPSHLKQCFAYCSIFPKDTIIIIKDLIQLWIAEGFVRSLTESVELEDVGYQYIQELLSRSLFEEPRHVIGAVVIHDLVHDLAQFVSGEECSSIAKAVNRRDIYPSTRYSSFIYTIEIIPSVLEILNEVKKLRTFYFLKSHPFVQIGKEDMMLKILQTVFSSMKLLRALYLKYYPIKELPNSIGNLRHLRYLNLSYTNLEALPQSIGFLQNLHVLDMQGCRFLKELPDSIGNLSNILTLNLECCTSFVSLPNSIGHLKSLQTLNLAHTRIKKLPESLCCLSNLRSINIRHCFFLHELPENKKNTKSLTCLHPGHCHKLTRMPAGLTQPSYFRELLLFDLCEKSECGLKELNRLNLEGILLITSLENVKNVQQAREANLIEMDGLHSLGLAWDLDTYKKQMEAYVRTDVEGRSRQGLISALAVAEEVLDGLQPHENLTLLAIYRYPGKTFPKWLESSLPNLLELYLSFCFRCETLPKISQLHNLEILSLEKLPAIKSLPSLGQLPALKVLHLVALLAVKSLGSEFYGAGDGAFPVLENLSLEHMPELEEWCEASAGRRSFPRLSELRLLDCRKLKELPSSFPSVERLYLCANSKLLLSSLPHGAFPNLKIVHLANSYDLARPFVPRILAKHLTSVKCRDFYWWNPMHDDDLDFIRCIAELLYAEGASFAEPTENVTGLWKWANNLGEDGKSTKRTTLLAATWWVAWTDQNNLIFNDISPDPSRSLERVNRLITAWNELSGFHHHLIRFHCSKASEEALREEKLLAAMADIVSSSLLRLVFNKLGAQITKEFGLVMGVEKELTKLETTLAAIRHVLADAEAWQSQERALAGSLRRLKDAAFDADDVLDEVAAEALRRTSRGTKAVLGKLSSLPSSIMFQSRIARKVKKIGERLDEIADERSKFHLREGLVHDCKIENSARAETGSFVVESEVYGREEDKEMIVEFLLDMSSEVDPGVIGIVGLGGLGKTTLAQLVYNDRRVHGHFEEMIWVCVSDDFDSRRLIRSIVESVTGAKFDLTSMEPMQRSLMERLEGRRFLLVLDDVWNENSEKWDRLRTLLTAGGRGSKVVVTTQNVRVASLMGTVEPHILRGLSEDDCWLLFERRAFGLGAGAKTGNLVTIGKWIVKKAGGVPLAAKALGSLMRFKRRESEWLAIRDNDIWNLPDEENEILPALRLSYNHLPPRLKQCFAYCSIFAKDNSIDIDKLIQLWIAEGFVQSLDRRAELTDIGLRYVDELLSRSLFESYRRGSDGEVLSIKMHDLVHDLAQSVAGEECSIVDPSGTKRDIASTTRYSSFLCKNEPISSILEVLNKANKLRTLYLVAPHSRLMRLNKNEDDYNKILEVLQIIFSNMKLLRSLHLAHYPMKKLPVSVKNLRHLRYLNLSLTSLKNLPPSIGLLQNLQILNLASCRSLQALPETVGDLFNLYKLDLSGCSRLLSLPSSIGRLRSLQNLDLSISGIQKLPESVSCLSDLRSLGLRHCCFVRKLPENMKNMASLVHLDIYACYELTCMPSGIGQLSCLRTLPIFVAGGRNKCSLGELNRLNLKGRLDIRKLENVKNAEEAKEANLIGKQNLQSLHLSWDLNAYKKIIDECASNNNDEESMHKIMEAFLAQEWDTDSELAEKILEGLQPHQNLTVLEIEGFLGNTFPRWLLESTLPNLVELKLGTFVRSETLPELIQLHHLKILDLDNLLAIKRLPPLGQCPSLKVLSLSCLPEVECLGSEFYGGKGAFLALEKLTLSCMSKLEEWFGFAGQEFFPLLSDLRIESCPKLRALPSDFPSVKELSMCCDDQLLLSAFESGAFPNLDGLDIGNCTSLSKSSLPQVLIEHLRSNPGISLRMSASRLQRVV from the exons ATGCTGATGTTTCGCCCTCCATTTTTCTTCTTGTATGACTTTTTTTTCTACTCTCAGGCCAATCACCCGCCGACATGGAAGGATCCTCAAGTCAAGTCTTTTGCACAGCGTAAAACTG ACGTAGTGGCTTCCGGCGTCCTGAACTCATTGCTGGACAGACTGAGGGACCGAATCACAAGCGAGTTTGGTCAGCTGATGGACGTCGGCACCGAGCTGAAGAAGCTGGCGGGCACCCTCTCCGCCATCCGCGACGTGCTCGAGGATGCGGAGGCGCGGCAAGTGCAGGAGAAAGCTCTCAAAGGGTGGCTGCGACGCCTCAAAGACGTGGCCTATGATATCGACGATCTGCTAGACGAGGGCTTGGCCAAGAACCGGAAGAGGAGTTTAGCTGATCCGGAAAGCAGTACTGCTAGCTGGATGATGGGAACGGTGAGTAACCTGTTATCTTTGCCTGACTCATTTATTTCTCAGTTTAAGATTGGTAGGGAGATTAGAGAGATTAGGGAGAGACTAGATGAGCTCGCAGAGGAGAGATCTAAGTTTCATTTGCAAGAGAGATCTGTAGTAACATGCTGTAGGCAAGAGAATATTGCAAGAGAAGAAACTAGTTCCTTCGTAATCGAATCGGAAGTTTATGGTCGGGAAGAAGATAAGAAAAAGATCATCGAATTTCTCCTGGACAGGTCTGGAGGTGATCTCGGGATTATAGCAATTGTTGGGATGGGAGGGCTCGGTAAGACGACACTCGCGCAATTAGTCTATAATGATCGACAAATAAGCGATCACTTTGAGAAAAGAATATGGGTGTGTGTTTCTGATGATTTTGACCATAAAAGGCTTGTCAGATCAATAATCGAGCATACAACAGAAAATGCTTGCGATCTCACAAGCATGGCGTCGATGCAGTCTAAACTAAAACAGGAGCTTgagaaaaagagatttttgCTCGTGCTGGATGATGTATGGAATGAAAATTATGAGAAGTGGGACAAATTTAGGACTTTGCTAACTATTGGTGCGACCGAAAGTAAAATAATAGTGACCACCCGTAGTAGTAGAGTAGCCTCAGTAATGGCCACGGTGGAGCCACACTTTTTGAAGACTTTATCTGAGGATGATTGTTGGTTGTTGTTTGAGAGAAGAGCATTTGGGATAGGTGCTTGTGAGAAGACCGCAAACTTGGTTACCATTGGAAAGGAGATTGTGAAAAAATGTGGCGGTGTCCCGTTGGCAGCGAAGGTTTTAGGTAGCTTGATGCGCTCTAAGAGAAGGGAAAAAGAGTGGCTGGCTGTTCGGGATAATGATAGTTGGAAGTTAGAAGAGAATGGGATTTTACCAGCTCTAAGGTTGAGTTATAATCATTTGCCATCGCACTTGAAGCAATGCTTTGCATATTGCTCCATATTTCCAAAGGAtactattataataattaaggaCCTGATCCAACTTTGGATTGCTGAAGGATTTGTTCGGTCACTCACCGAGAGTGTGGAATTGGAAGACGTGGGTTACCAATATATCCAAGAGCTATTATCGAGATCACTTTTCGAGGAACCTAGGCATGTGATAGGTGCTGTCGTGATTCATGATCTTGTTCATGATCTCGCTCAATTTGTTTCAGGTGAAGAATGTTCAAGCATTGCCAAAGCTGTCAATAGAAGAGACATATATCCTTCGACACGTTATTCGTCTTTTATCTACACAATAGAGATAATACCATCGGTTCTAGAGATCCTCAATGAAGTCAAAAAGTTGAGAACCTTTTACTTCCTCAAATCACATCCTTTTGTGCAGATAGGAAAGGAAGATATGATGCTGAAGATTCTTCAAACTGTTTTCTCTAGTATGAAGCTTCTAAGAGCACTTTATCTTAAATACTACCCAATCAAAGAATTGCCAAATTCAATTGGTAATCTCAGACACCTAAGGTATCTCAATTTGTCATACACAAACCTTGAAGCACTGCCACAATCAATTGGTTTTCTGCAAAATCTGCATGTTTTGGACATGCAAGGATGTcgatttttaaaagaattaccAGACTCCATTGGTAATCTCTCCAACATACTAACACTGAATCTTGAATGTTGTACAAGCTTTGTCTCCCTACCAAATTCCATTGGCCATTTAAAGAGTTTGCAAACCTTAAACTTGGCACATACGAGAATAAAAAAGTTGCCCGAAAGCTTATGTTGCCTCTCAAATCTTCGATCAATTAATATAAGACACTGTTTCTTTCTACACGAGCTCCCGGAGAacaaaaagaatacaaaaagcCTTACATGTCTTCACCCAGGTCATTGCCATAAATTAACGCGCATGCCCGCTGGACTTACACAGCCAAGCTACTTTCGAGAACTACTGCTCTTTGATCTTTGCGAGAAGAGCGAGTGCGGCCTCAAGGAGCTCAACAGACTTAATCTTGAAGGCATCCTATTGATTACTAGCCTAGAAAATGTGAAGAATGTCCAGCAGGCTAGAGAGGCTAACTTAATTGAAATGGATGGTCTTCACTCACTAGGGTTGGCATGGGACCTGGATACTTATAAGAAACAGATGGAAGCCTATGTGCGCACTGACGTAGAAGGAAGAAGCAGGCAAGGTCTGATCAGTGCACTTGCGGTAGCCGAAGAAGTCCTCGATGGCCTCCAACCGCATGAAAATTTGACCCTATTGGCGATATATCGCTACCCGGGCAAAACTTTTCCGAAATGGTTGGAGTCAAGTCTTCCAAATCTTCTTGAGCTTTACTTATCTTTTTGTTTCAGATGTGAGACCCTCCCAAAAATAAGTCAGTTGCATAACCTTGAGATCCTTTCTCTCGAGAAGCTTCCCGCCATCAAGTCTCTTCCATCGCTGGGGCAGTTGCCTGCTCTTAAAGTCTTACATCTCGTTGCTCTCCTAGCAGTCAAGAGCCTGGGCTCAGAGTTCTACGGTGCAGGCGATGGTGCTTTCCCAGTATTGGAGAACTTGAGTCTAGAACACATGCCTGAGTTGGAGGAGTGGTGTGAAGCATCAGCTGGGCGGCGATCTTTCCCTCGTCTGTCGGAGTTGAGGCTACTAGATTGTCGAAAATTGAAAGAACTACCCTCGTCTTTTCCATCCGTAGAGCGACTGTATTTGTGTGCTAATAGTAAGCTGCTGCTATCTTCTCTCCCTCATGGCGCATTTCCAAATCTCAAGATTGTGCACTTGGCAAATTCCTATGATCTTGCTCGACCATTTGTTCCACGAATTCTCGCGAAGCACTTAACATCCGTAAAATGTCGAGACTTCTATTGGTGGAATCCTATGCATGATGATGATCTAGACTTCATCAGATGCATTGCGGAACTCCTATA TGCGGAAGGAGCGAGCTTCGCAGAGCCCACGGAGAATGTCACCGGTCTTTGGAAGTGGGCAAACAATCTTGGTGAGGATGGGAAGAGCACTAAACGCACAACCCTTTTGGCTGCTACGTGGTGGGTGGCCTGGACCGACCAGAATAATCTTATATTCAACGACATATCACCCGACCCTTCCCGCTCACTGGAACGGGTCAATCGTCTGATCACTGCGTGGAACGAGCTTTCTGGCTTCCACCAT CATTTAATTAGATTCCATTGCAGCAAAGCATCAGAGGAAGCACTCAGAGAAGAGAAATTGCTAGCAGCAATGGCGGACATAGTGAGCTCCAGCCTCCTGAGGCTGGTGTTTAACAAGCTGGGAGCGCAGATCACAAAGGAGTTCGGGCTAGTGATGGGCGTCGAGAAAGAGCTGACCAAGCTGGAGACAACCCTCGCCGCGATCCGCCACGTGCTCGCGGACGCGGAGGCTTGGCAGTCGCAGGAGCGAGCGCTCGCCGGGTCGCTGAGGAGGCTCAAGGACGCCGCATTCGACGCCGACGACGTGCTCGACGAGGTCGCCGCCGAAGCTCTCAGAAGGACATCCCGCGGCACGAAGGCAGTGCTCGGTAAGCTGTCTTCCCTCCCCAGCTCTATCATGTTTCAGTCTAGAATAGCCAGGAAGGTTAAAAAAATTGGGGAGAGGTTAGACGAGATCGCGGACGAGAGATCGAAGTTTCATTTGCGCGAGGGACTGGTACATGATTGTAAGATAGAGAATTCGGCGAGAGCGGAAACCGGGTCTTTCGTAGTCGAATCGGAGGTTTACGGTAGAGAGGAGGATAAAGAAATGATAGTTGAGTTTCTGCTGGACATGTCTAGTGAGGTTGATCCTGGGGTTATTGGGATTGTCGGGTTGGGAGGGCTCGGTAAGACGACCCTCGCGCAGTTAGTGTATAATGATCGAAGGGTGCACGGCCATTTCGAGGAGATGATATGGGTTTGTGTCTCTGATGATTTTGACTCTAGACGGCTTATTAGATCGATCGTGGAATCTGTGACCGGAGCGAAGTTTGATCTCACGAGCATGGAGCCGATGCAACGTTCGCTTATGGAAAGGCTGGAGGGAAGGAGATTCTTGCTCGTGCTCGATGATGTTTGGAATGAGAATTCCGAGAAGTGGGATAGATTGAGGACTTTGCTGACCGCCGGTGGCAGGGGAAGTAAGGTCGTAGTGACCACTCAGAACGTAAGAGTTGCCTCTTTGATGGGCACGGTTGAGCCTCACATTTTGCGCGGTCTATCAGAGGATGATTGCTGGTTGTTGTTTGAGCGGAGAGCATTCGGGTTGGGTGCCGGTGCGAAGACAGGAAACTTGGTAACCATCGGAAAATGGATTGTGAAGAAAGCCGGCGGTGTTCCCTTGGCAGCAAAGGCTTTGGGTAGTTTGATGCGATTCAAGAGGAGGGAAAGTGAGTGGTTGGCAATTAGGGACAATGATATCTGGAACTTACCTGATGAAGAGAATGAAATTTTGCCGGCCCTAAGGTTGAGTTATAATCATTTGCCGCCACGTTTGAAACAATGTTTTGCATATTGCTCCATATTTGCAAAGGATAATTCTATAGATATCGACAAATTAATCCAACTTTGGATTGCAGAAGGCTTCGTTCAGTCATTAGATAGGCGAGCAGAATTGACTGATATTGGTTTGCGCTATGTGGATGAGTTATTATCAAGATCTCTCTTTGAGAGTTATAGGAGAGGCTCAGATGGTGAAGTATTAAGTATCAAAATGCATGACCTAGTTCACGATCTTGCACAGTCCGTTGCCGGGGAAGAGTGCTCGAttgttgaccctagtggtaCCAAAAGAGACATTGCTTCAACCACACGTTATTCATCATTTCTCTGCAAAAACGAGCCAATATCGTCGATTCTAGAAGTTTTGAATAAGGCAAACAAGTTGCGAACCTTATATTTAGTTGCACCACATAGCAGGTTAATGCGCCTAAACAAAAATGAGGACGACTACAATAAGATTCTCGAGGTTCTTCAAATTATATTCTCTAACATGAAGCTTCTAAGATCACTTCATCTTGCCCACTACCCCATGAAAAAACTTCCAGTTTCGGTTAAAAATCTTCGGCATCTAAGGTACCTTAATCTGTCATTGACAAGCCTTAAAAACCTTCCACCATCAATTGGCCTCCTTCAGAATCTGCAGATCTTGAACCTAGCAAGTTGTCGAAGTCTACAAGCATTGCCAGAAACCGTTGGTGACCTCTTCAATCTCTATAAATTGGACCTTAGTGGCTGTTCGCGCCTTCTTTCTTTACCATCCTCAATCGGCCGTCTTAGAAGTTTGCAAAACTTAGACCTCTCCATTTCTGGCATCCAAAAGTTGCCCGAATCCGTTAGCTGCCTCTCAGATCTTCGATCATTGGGACTTAGACACTGTTGCTTTGTACGCAAACTTCCGGAAAACATGAAAAACATGGCAAGCCTTGTACATCTAGACATATATGCTTGCTATGAACTGACATGTATGCCTTCAGGGATAGGACAATTGAGTTGCCTTCGAACACTACCGATCTTTGTGGCTGGTGGAAGGAACAAGTGCAGCCTTGGAGAGCTCAACCGACTCAATCTTAAAGGCCGATTAGATATAAGAAAGCTGGAAAATGTGAAAAATGCAGAAGAGGCGAAGGAGGCTAACTTGATCGGAAAGCAGAATCTTCAATCACTGCATTTGTCATGGGATCTGAATGCTTACAAAAAGATAATAGATGAATGTGCAAGTAACAACAATGATGAAGAAAGCATGCACAAAATCATGGAAGCATTTCTGGCACAAGAGTGGGATACCGACAGTGAGTTGGCCGAGAAAATTCTTGAGGGCCTCCAACCACACCAAAATTTGACCGTATTGGAGATTGAAGGCTTCTTGGGAAATACGTTTCCAAGATGGCTGTTGGAGTCGACACTTCCTAATCTTGTAGAGCTTAAATTGGGAACCTTTGTTAGATCTGAGACTCTTCCTGAACTCATCCAGCTGCATCACCTTAAGATCCTTGATTTAGACAATCTTCTTGCTATCAAGCGTCTTCCGCCCCTTGGGCAGTGTCCTTCTCTTAAGGTCCTGAGTCTATCTTGTCTTCCTGAGGTTGAGTGCTTGGGCTCAGAGTTTTATGGCGGGAAAGGTGCGTTCTTGGCTTTGGAGAAATTGACACTATCATGCATGTCTAAGCTGGAGGAGTGGTTTGGATTTGCGGGGCAAGAATTCTTTCCTCTTCTCTCGGACCTGAGGATAGAATCATGCCCAAAACTGAGAGCATTGCCGTCAGATTTCCCATCAGTTAAAGAGCTTTCAATGTGTTGCGATGACCAGCTGCTTCTTTCTGCCTTCGAGAGCGGAGCATTTCCGAACCTTGATGGTCTAGATATAGGAAACTGCACTAGTCTCTCCAAATCATCTCTACCTCAGGTGCTTATCGAGCATCTCAGATCTAATCCTGGAATATCACTTAGAATGTCAGCTTCACGTCTTCAACGGGTTGTATAG
- the LOC109709288 gene encoding putative disease resistance protein RGA3, whose amino-acid sequence MTDVVASGILSSLLDRLPNQIVDEFGWLRDIGAELKKLEGTLSIIRDVLEDAEERQVQEKALRGWLRRLKDVAYDIDDLLDEDFTRNRKRSLTDPESSTTSWMKGTNLQVLDLQGCRFLKEVPDSIGNLFNLVILNLERCTSFVSLPTSIGHLKSLQTLNLAYTRIKKLPESVCCLSDLRSINLTSCYFLRELPENKQNTESLTCLCTGHCHKLTCIPAGLVQPSYFRDLLLFELCEKSECGLKELNKLNLEGFLWIANLENVKNFQQAREANLIEMDGLHSVGLAWDLDTYKKKMEAYSTRTNVEGRSRQGLINALAVAEEVLNGLQPHENLTLLAIFCYPGKIFPKWLESSFPNLVEIYLSSCFRCETLPRISQLHNLETLSLKKLPAVKSLPLLGQLPALKVLNLASLLAVKSLGSEFYGAGDGAFPVLENLSLEHMPELEEWCEASAGRRSFPRLWELRLLDCRKLKELPSSFPSVEQLYLCANSELLLSSLPSGTFPSLKIVHLANSYDPARPSVPQILAERLTSVKCLDFYWWNPMHDDDLDFIKRTAELP is encoded by the exons ATGACCGACGTTGTGGCTTCCGGCATCCTCAGCTCCTTGCTCGACAGGCTGCCGAACCAAATAGTCGACGAGTTTGGTTGGCTGAGGGACATCGGCGCCGAGCTGAAGAAGCTGGAGGGCACCCTCTCCATCATCCGCGACGTGCTTGAGGATGCGGAGGAGAGGCAAGTGCAGGAGAAGGCCCTCAGAGGGTGGCTGAGACGCCTCAAAGATGTGGCCTACGATATCGACGATCTGCTAGACGAGGACTTCACCAGGAACCGAAAGAGGAGTTTAACTGATCCGGAAAGCAGTACCACTAGCTGGATGAAGGGAACG AATCTACAAGTTTTGGACCTGCAAGGATGTCGATTTTTAAAGGAAGTACCAGACTCCATTGGTAATCTCTTCAATCTAGTAATACTGAATCTTGAACGCTGCACAAGCTTTGTTTCCCTACCAACTTCCATTGGTCATTTAAAGAGTTTGCAAACCTTAAACCTCGCATATACCAGGATAAAAAAGTTGCCCGAAAGCGTATGTTGCCTCTCAGATCTTCGATCAATTAATCTAACAAGCTGTTACTTTCTGCGCGAGCTCCCAGAGAACAAGCAGAACACGGaaagcctcacatgtctttgcACAGGTCATTGCCATAAATTAACGTGCATACCCGCTGGACTTGTACAGCCAAGCTACTTTCGAGACCTACTGCTCTTTGAGCTTTGCGAAAAGAGCGAGTGTGGACTCAAGGAGCTCAACAAACTTAATCTTGAAGGCTTCCTATGGATTGCTAACCTAGAAAATGTGAAGAATTTCCAACAGGCTAGAGAGGCTAACTTAATAGAAATGGATGGTCTTCACTCAGTAGGGTTGGCATGGGACCTGGATACTTACAAGAAGAAAATGGAAGCCTACAGCACGCGCACTAACGTAGAAGGAAGAAGCAGGCAAGGTCTGATCAATGCACTTGCAGTAGCCGAAGAAGTCCTCAACGGCCTCCAACCGCACGAAAATTTGACCCTATTGGCGATATTTTGCTACCCGGGCAAAATTTTTCCAAAATGGTTGGAGTCGAGTTTTCCAAATCTTGTTGAGATTTACTTATCTTCTTGTTTCAGATGTGAGACCCTCCCAAGAATAAGTCAATTGCATAACCTTGAGACCCTTTCTCTCAAGAAGCTTCCCGCCGTCAAGTCTCTTCCGCTGCTCGGGCAGTTGCCTGCTCTTAAAGTTTTGAATCTCGCTTCTCTCCTAGCAGTCAAGAGCCTGGGCTCAGAGTTCTATGGTGCAGGTGATGGTGCGTTCCCAGTATTGGAGAACTTGAGTCTAGAACACATGCCTGAGTTGGAGGAGTGGTGTGAAGCATCAGCTGGGCGACGATCTTTCCCTCGTCTGTGGGAGTTGAGGCTACTAGACTGCCGAAAACTGAAAGAACTGCCTTCATCTTTTCCGTCCGTTGAGCAGCTGTATTTGTGCGCTAACAGTGAGCTGCTGCTATCTTCTCTCCCAAGCGGCACATTTCCAAGTCTCAAGATTGTGCATCTGGCAAATTCCTATGACCCTGCTCGACCATCTGTTCCACAAATTCTCGCGGAGCGCTTAACATCGGTAAAATGTCTGGACTTCTACTGGTGGAATCCTATGCACGATGATGATCTAGACTTCATCAAACGTACTGCAGAACTGCCATAG